The proteins below are encoded in one region of Bacteroides uniformis:
- a CDS encoding heavy metal translocating P-type ATPase produces the protein MAEKNIVQETFPVLGMSCASCSARVEKTLNHQSGVKKAVVNYASATATVEYDPTSCSSETLQQAVQAAGYDLLINQDGNTLEEAEEAHNKKFSALKFRTTWAIILSMPVVIIGMFFMDMPHANPIMWALSTPVVFWLGRGFFTSAWKQLQHGSANMDTLVAISTGTAYLFSLFNMLFPDFWLSRGIHPHVYFEAASVIIAFILLGRLLEEKAKGNTSTAIKKLMGLQPKTVTIIVDEGHAVPHSSFERVIPIEQIRPGDIVLVKPGERIAVDGIVTEGSSYVDESMLSGEPVAVSKHKDAKVFAGTINQKGSFRFRAEKIGTDTLLAKIIHMVQDAQGSKAPVQQLVDKIAGIFVPTIIGIAVLAFIAWMLLDGTGGFTHGLLAFVTVVIIACPCALGLATPTAIMVGIGKGAERGILIKDAESLEIAKKIDTVVLDKTGTVTEGKPVVSKLIWNTQAMTPGTGATAGNALSDIFYSLEKLSEHPLAEAVVNHLKESASIDIQDFESITGKGVKGRAQGRTYLAGNRKLLEENHIAIPPSLQEEATRLTSEAQTVIWFADEENVLAIAGITDRIKETSIRAVSELHAAGIEVHMLTGDNEATAREIARKAGIAHYQASVLPQDKAAFVSRLQAEGRKVAMVGDGINDSAALAQADLSIAMGGGSDIAMDVAKMTIISSDLTKIPEALCLSRLTVRTIRQNLFWAFIYNIIGVPIAAGILYPINGFLLNPMIAGAAMAFSSVSVVSNSLLLKRKRIHEGEENKEVEPPTETIMKKEFKVEGMMCNHCRMHVEKALNSMEGIHATVTLNPPVATVEFSDGEKTLEELQKVVTKEAGDYTLKA, from the coding sequence ATGGCAGAAAAGAATATAGTTCAAGAGACATTTCCCGTATTGGGAATGAGTTGCGCCTCATGCTCCGCACGGGTAGAAAAGACGCTGAACCATCAGTCAGGTGTCAAGAAAGCGGTCGTAAACTACGCTTCGGCAACGGCAACCGTGGAATATGACCCTACGAGCTGTTCTTCCGAGACTTTGCAGCAGGCTGTGCAGGCGGCCGGATATGACTTGTTGATAAACCAGGACGGCAACACGCTCGAAGAGGCGGAAGAGGCCCACAACAAGAAATTCAGCGCATTGAAATTCCGCACAACCTGGGCCATCATCTTGTCTATGCCCGTTGTCATCATAGGCATGTTCTTCATGGATATGCCCCATGCCAATCCCATCATGTGGGCGTTGTCCACTCCCGTCGTATTCTGGCTGGGGCGGGGATTCTTCACCAGCGCCTGGAAACAATTGCAGCATGGCAGCGCCAATATGGACACACTGGTAGCCATCAGTACGGGGACCGCCTATCTGTTCAGCCTGTTCAACATGCTATTTCCGGACTTCTGGCTATCCAGAGGCATCCATCCGCATGTATATTTTGAGGCGGCAAGTGTCATCATAGCCTTTATCCTGCTGGGCCGCCTGCTGGAAGAAAAAGCGAAAGGAAACACCTCAACCGCCATCAAGAAACTGATGGGGCTCCAACCCAAGACTGTGACCATCATTGTGGATGAAGGACACGCTGTCCCTCACTCTTCCTTTGAGCGCGTTATCCCTATCGAGCAGATTCGCCCCGGAGACATCGTCCTGGTGAAGCCCGGAGAACGGATTGCCGTGGATGGCATCGTGACGGAAGGTAGCTCCTACGTAGACGAAAGTATGCTGAGCGGCGAACCGGTAGCAGTATCCAAGCACAAAGACGCCAAGGTCTTTGCAGGTACCATCAATCAGAAGGGAAGTTTCCGCTTCCGGGCAGAGAAAATCGGCACGGATACACTGCTGGCGAAGATTATACACATGGTGCAGGACGCGCAAGGAAGCAAGGCACCGGTGCAGCAGCTGGTGGACAAGATAGCCGGGATATTCGTGCCTACCATTATAGGCATCGCAGTGCTTGCCTTCATCGCATGGATGCTACTGGACGGAACCGGCGGATTCACCCACGGATTGCTGGCATTTGTCACGGTGGTCATCATCGCCTGCCCGTGTGCACTGGGACTGGCTACTCCTACCGCCATCATGGTAGGCATCGGCAAGGGCGCCGAAAGGGGCATTCTGATAAAAGATGCCGAAAGCCTGGAGATTGCCAAGAAGATAGACACCGTGGTACTCGACAAGACCGGAACGGTGACTGAAGGAAAACCGGTAGTCAGCAAGCTGATATGGAATACGCAGGCAATGACGCCCGGTACTGGCGCCACTGCAGGCAATGCGCTGTCGGACATTTTCTATAGTCTGGAGAAGCTCTCGGAACATCCGTTGGCAGAAGCCGTGGTGAACCACCTCAAGGAGTCGGCCTCCATAGACATTCAAGACTTTGAAAGCATCACCGGAAAAGGCGTGAAAGGACGGGCACAAGGCCGGACCTACCTCGCCGGGAACCGGAAACTGCTGGAAGAAAACCATATCGCCATCCCCCCCTCCCTGCAGGAAGAGGCAACCCGACTGACATCGGAAGCACAGACCGTCATCTGGTTTGCCGATGAAGAAAACGTGCTGGCAATAGCCGGAATTACAGACCGGATAAAGGAAACTTCCATCCGTGCCGTCAGCGAGCTGCACGCCGCCGGCATCGAAGTCCACATGCTGACCGGAGACAATGAGGCCACCGCCCGTGAGATTGCCCGCAAAGCAGGCATCGCCCACTACCAGGCCAGTGTATTGCCGCAGGACAAGGCTGCCTTCGTCAGCCGGTTGCAGGCAGAAGGCCGGAAGGTTGCCATGGTGGGCGACGGCATCAACGACAGCGCCGCCCTTGCCCAAGCCGACTTAAGCATCGCCATGGGTGGAGGCAGCGACATCGCCATGGATGTAGCCAAAATGACCATCATCTCTTCCGACCTGACCAAGATACCGGAAGCTCTCTGTCTGTCGCGTCTCACCGTCCGGACCATCCGGCAGAATCTCTTCTGGGCATTTATATATAATATAATAGGTGTACCCATTGCGGCCGGAATACTCTATCCCATCAACGGCTTCCTGCTGAATCCGATGATAGCCGGTGCGGCCATGGCATTCAGCAGTGTCAGTGTGGTGAGCAACAGCCTGCTGCTGAAACGGAAAAGAATACATGAAGGAGAAGAAAACAAAGAAGTTGAACCGCCAACAGAAACAATCATGAAGAAAGAATTCAAAGTAGAAGGCATGATGTGCAACCATTGCCGCATGCATGTAGAGAAAGCATTGAACAGTATGGAAGGCATACACGCCACCGTAACCCTGAACCCTCCGGTAGCCACCGTAGAGTTTTCGGACGGTGAAAAGACGCTCGAAGAACTGCAGAAAGTAGTGACGAAAGAAGCCGGCGACTACACACTGAAGGCATAA
- a CDS encoding DMT family transporter, whose protein sequence is MNAKAKGYILGSIAAASYGMNPLFALPLYKAGMDPDSVLFFRYLFAIPLLGIMIKARGRSFKIQRKETFPLIIMGLLVALSSLTLFLSYNYMAAGIASTLLFVYPIMVALIMAMVFKEKLALQTIVCMLLALGGIGLLYKSEDGSTLSLIGTLLVFASSLSYAIYIVGINQTSLKNVATLKVTFYVLLFGLSLFVARLLYSGVLNTPDQWYLWANLLALAVFPTAISFLCTTGAIQYIGSTPTAILGALEPVTAIFFGIAVFGESLTVRESFGLVMIIVAVTFVIAGGNITSQLVRFRKLFPRLPIRSKKRN, encoded by the coding sequence ATGAACGCAAAAGCCAAAGGATATATTTTAGGTTCCATCGCCGCAGCCTCCTACGGCATGAATCCACTGTTTGCCCTCCCGTTGTACAAGGCCGGCATGGACCCGGACTCGGTACTTTTTTTCAGATACCTCTTCGCCATCCCGTTGCTGGGCATTATGATAAAGGCGAGAGGGCGGTCATTCAAGATACAGCGGAAAGAAACATTTCCGCTCATCATCATGGGATTGCTCGTGGCCCTCTCCTCACTGACGCTTTTCCTGAGCTATAACTACATGGCCGCCGGCATAGCGTCTACACTGCTGTTCGTCTATCCCATCATGGTGGCGCTTATTATGGCCATGGTTTTCAAAGAGAAGCTGGCACTGCAAACCATCGTCTGCATGCTGCTTGCACTGGGAGGTATCGGACTGCTCTACAAGAGCGAGGACGGCAGCACACTGAGCCTGATAGGGACACTGCTGGTTTTCGCGTCTTCCCTTTCCTATGCCATATACATCGTGGGCATCAACCAGACATCGTTGAAAAATGTGGCTACGCTTAAAGTCACCTTCTATGTCCTTCTCTTCGGCCTATCGCTTTTTGTGGCACGCCTGCTCTATTCCGGCGTACTGAACACACCGGACCAGTGGTATCTGTGGGCCAATCTGCTTGCATTGGCTGTCTTCCCCACCGCCATATCCTTCCTCTGCACTACCGGTGCCATCCAATATATCGGCTCCACCCCGACCGCCATTCTCGGCGCATTGGAGCCCGTGACAGCCATCTTCTTCGGAATAGCCGTCTTTGGAGAAAGCCTGACAGTCAGAGAAAGCTTCGGACTGGTGATGATTATCGTAGCCGTAACGTTCGTCATCGCAGGAGGCAATATTACAAGCCAACTGGTCCGTTTCAGGAAACTGTTCCCAAGACTCCCGATAAGAAGCAAGAAAAGAAACTAA
- a CDS encoding MATE family efflux transporter: protein MKPRDRQILQIALPSIVSNITVPLLGLIDVAIVGHLGSPAYIGAIAVGGMLFNIIYWIFGFLRMGTSGMTSQAFGKRDLPEVVRLLLRSVSIGLAVAFCLILLQTPIRQGAFLLIHPTDEVREMATLYFHICIWGAPAMLGLYGLTGWFIGMQNSRIPMYIAITQNVVNIIASLGLVYLCGMKVEGVALGTLIAQYAGFLMGIVLWMHNYGRLKRFWEIKNYKLKIKGGEGAGIWEKGAMFRFFQVNRDIFLRTLCLVAVTLFFTSAGASQGEIILAVNTLLMQLFTLFSYVMDGLAYAGEALSGRYIGARNREAFTDTVRHLFGWGAVIAVLFTLVYALGGNAFLGLLTDDKEVIAVADTYFYWALAVPAVGIAAFIWDGIFIGATATRGMLLSMAAAAVSFFILYYGLHPVLANHALWLAFLTYLLMRGVVQTGLSREVIRRAFPSKKEPAWREG, encoded by the coding sequence ATGAAGCCCAGAGACAGACAAATACTGCAAATAGCCTTACCTTCCATCGTATCGAACATCACCGTGCCGCTGCTCGGCCTGATTGATGTAGCCATCGTCGGCCATCTGGGTTCGCCCGCCTACATAGGCGCCATTGCCGTAGGTGGCATGCTGTTCAACATTATCTACTGGATATTCGGTTTTCTGAGGATGGGTACCAGCGGAATGACCTCGCAAGCATTCGGCAAGCGGGATTTACCGGAGGTGGTCCGCCTGCTGTTGCGTTCCGTGAGCATAGGCCTGGCAGTCGCGTTCTGCCTCATCCTGCTGCAAACGCCTATCAGGCAGGGAGCCTTCCTTCTCATCCATCCTACGGACGAAGTCAGAGAGATGGCAACGCTTTATTTCCATATCTGCATCTGGGGTGCCCCTGCCATGCTGGGGCTATACGGACTGACGGGATGGTTCATCGGCATGCAGAATTCGCGTATCCCCATGTATATAGCCATCACACAGAATGTGGTCAATATCATTGCCAGCCTCGGACTGGTTTATCTGTGTGGGATGAAAGTAGAAGGAGTAGCTTTGGGGACGTTGATTGCCCAGTATGCTGGCTTCCTGATGGGCATTGTCCTTTGGATGCACAACTACGGCAGGCTGAAAAGATTCTGGGAAATTAAAAATTATAAATTAAAAATTAAAGGGGGAGAAGGGGCAGGTATCTGGGAGAAAGGGGCGATGTTCCGGTTCTTCCAAGTGAATAGGGACATTTTTCTGCGTACCCTTTGCCTGGTGGCAGTCACGTTGTTCTTCACTTCGGCGGGAGCTTCGCAGGGAGAGATTATTCTGGCGGTCAACACGCTGCTGATGCAGCTCTTCACCTTATTCTCGTATGTAATGGACGGCCTTGCCTACGCTGGCGAAGCCTTAAGCGGCAGATACATAGGCGCACGCAACCGGGAAGCCTTTACAGACACCGTCCGGCACCTCTTCGGATGGGGAGCGGTGATAGCGGTTCTCTTTACATTGGTTTATGCGCTGGGAGGCAATGCCTTCCTCGGACTATTGACGGATGACAAAGAAGTGATAGCTGTTGCCGACACCTATTTTTATTGGGCGCTTGCCGTGCCCGCCGTCGGGATAGCCGCCTTCATCTGGGACGGCATCTTTATCGGTGCCACCGCCACGCGAGGAATGCTCCTCTCCATGGCAGCGGCAGCTGTCAGCTTTTTTATCTTATATTATGGGCTGCATCCCGTCCTGGCAAACCATGCTCTATGGCTTGCCTTCCTCACTTACCTGCTGATGCGGGGAGTGGTGCAGACAGGCTTGAGCCGGGAAGTCATCCGACGGGCATTTCCCAGCAAGAAGGAACCTGCTTGGCGTGAGGGGTAG
- a CDS encoding nucleoside 2-deoxyribosyltransferase domain-containing protein: MKKSLYLLLLLLFPIGLQAQSEVIVLHPDEGKAEVNEAEYTRIFLAGTIDMGKSIDWQKATCDWFRARPQGKYILYNPRRDKGLSGEMSDFEHQVNWELEHLEKADLIIMNILASSKSPITLLEMGLHMRSGKLHVICEPGFYRYDNVRITCNRYGVPLYHSMDEFLKTVR; encoded by the coding sequence ATGAAGAAAAGTCTCTACCTGCTTTTACTGCTGTTGTTTCCTATCGGGCTGCAGGCTCAGTCCGAGGTTATAGTACTCCACCCGGATGAAGGCAAAGCCGAAGTGAACGAAGCCGAATACACCAGAATTTTCCTGGCAGGCACCATCGACATGGGCAAAAGCATAGACTGGCAAAAGGCAACCTGCGACTGGTTCCGCGCACGCCCCCAAGGTAAATACATCCTATACAATCCCCGAAGGGACAAGGGACTCAGCGGCGAAATGTCCGACTTTGAACATCAAGTGAACTGGGAACTGGAACATCTGGAAAAAGCCGACCTGATAATCATGAATATCCTGGCAAGCAGCAAGTCCCCCATCACCCTGCTGGAGATGGGGCTGCACATGCGTTCGGGCAAATTGCACGTTATCTGTGAACCCGGTTTCTACCGCTACGACAATGTGCGGATTACTTGCAACCGCTATGGCGTTCCGCTATATCACAGCATGGACGAGTTCCTAAAGACTGTGCGTTAG
- the pyrH gene encoding UMP kinase, with translation MATYKRILLKLSGESLMGEKQYGIDEKRLAEYAAQIKEIHELGVQIGIVIGGGNIFRGLSGANKGFDRVKGDQMGMLATVINSLALSSALVAAGVKVRVLTAVRMEPIGEFYNKWRAIECMEAGEVVIMSAGTGNPFFTTDTGSSLRGIEIEADVMLKGTRVDGIYTADPEKDPTATKFHDITYDEVLKRGLKVMDLTATCMCKENNLPIIVFDMDTVGNLKKVMQGEEIGTLVHN, from the coding sequence ATGGCAACCTATAAAAGAATCTTATTGAAACTCAGCGGCGAGAGCCTGATGGGTGAAAAGCAATACGGCATCGACGAGAAACGCCTTGCCGAGTACGCAGCTCAAATCAAAGAAATCCACGAATTGGGAGTACAAATAGGCATCGTGATAGGCGGTGGAAACATTTTCCGCGGATTGAGCGGTGCCAACAAAGGGTTCGACCGTGTGAAAGGCGACCAGATGGGAATGCTGGCAACCGTCATCAACAGCCTTGCACTCAGTTCGGCTCTGGTAGCTGCCGGCGTGAAGGTCCGCGTGCTGACTGCCGTACGTATGGAACCCATCGGTGAATTCTACAATAAATGGCGTGCCATCGAATGTATGGAAGCAGGCGAAGTAGTCATCATGTCCGCCGGTACAGGCAATCCGTTCTTCACTACCGATACCGGTTCCAGTCTGCGCGGCATCGAGATTGAGGCGGATGTCATGCTGAAAGGTACCCGTGTGGACGGCATCTACACCGCCGACCCGGAGAAGGACCCGACAGCCACGAAGTTCCACGACATCACCTACGACGAAGTGCTGAAGCGCGGTCTGAAAGTGATGGACCTCACTGCCACCTGCATGTGCAAAGAGAATAACCTGCCCATCATCGTTTTTGACATGGACACAGTGGGTAATCTGAAAAAAGTGATGCAAGGAGAAGAAATCGGTACACTGGTGCACAATTGA
- a CDS encoding tetratricopeptide repeat protein — protein MKTLTLLFSLFLMCPLSVWGQSADELLSKVSDALSEGKDDYAVSLFRQAANAGEDRTEMFYWTNVDKSSEVAPRLADVLAVHYKEMRNYDKAYLFYKEFLQRHPEDVPALVSCAEMEMMRGKEKDALKTYEKVLMLDADNLQANIFLGNYYYLQAEKDKKKLEEDYKKITSPTRMQYARYRNGLSDVFTNSYGKAKAYLQRVLQVFPSMEAGNTLEKIKKMELELK, from the coding sequence ATGAAAACCTTAACGTTGCTTTTCTCCTTGTTCTTGATGTGTCCGCTGTCTGTCTGGGGACAGTCGGCAGATGAGTTGCTTTCGAAAGTGTCCGATGCACTTTCCGAGGGTAAAGATGACTATGCGGTGAGTTTGTTTCGCCAGGCGGCAAATGCCGGTGAGGATAGGACGGAAATGTTCTACTGGACCAATGTGGACAAGAGCAGTGAGGTGGCTCCTCGTCTTGCGGATGTGCTGGCTGTGCACTACAAGGAAATGCGGAATTACGATAAAGCCTACCTCTTCTATAAGGAGTTCTTGCAGCGTCATCCCGAAGACGTACCTGCACTTGTCTCTTGTGCTGAAATGGAGATGATGCGGGGAAAGGAGAAAGATGCCTTAAAAACCTATGAAAAGGTATTGATGCTGGATGCCGACAATCTCCAAGCCAATATCTTCTTGGGGAATTATTATTATCTCCAAGCCGAGAAGGATAAGAAGAAGCTCGAAGAAGACTATAAAAAGATAACTTCCCCCACAAGGATGCAGTATGCACGCTATCGCAACGGATTGTCAGACGTGTTCACCAATAGCTACGGCAAGGCTAAGGCATACCTGCAACGCGTGCTTCAGGTATTCCCCTCCATGGAAGCAGGCAATACGCTGGAAAAGATAAAGAAGATGGAGCTGGAGCTGAAATAG